Proteins from one Oscillatoria nigro-viridis PCC 7112 genomic window:
- a CDS encoding chlorophyll a/b-binding protein gives MENKDAKVGFTEFAETWNGRLAMLGFVIGLATEFLTGQGILSQIGLM, from the coding sequence ATGGAAAACAAAGACGCAAAAGTTGGCTTCACTGAGTTTGCTGAAACCTGGAACGGCCGTTTGGCAATGCTTGGCTTCGTTATCGGCTTAGCTACCGAATTCCTCACCGGTCAAGGCATTCTCTCTCAAATCGGTTTGATGTAA
- the rnc gene encoding ribonuclease III, which yields MYTLPKFKNESLLIRALTHRSYVNEHPEAGEHNERLEFLGDALLGYLVGEVLYKRYEDFSEAQLTRLRSGLVDQNQLAKFSEQLGIGKLMRLGKGAEQDKGRQNPSLLCDTFEAIIGAYYLDSTITPVRAFVKKLFIPVADSMIYPQSDAGQKNLVDSKNRFQEWALAKFGQNPEYSIIDEEGPDHAKEFTAQVYVSGKMYGVGRGRRKQDAEKNAAEDALAKLKKPGLI from the coding sequence ATGTACACACTTCCAAAATTTAAAAATGAATCACTCCTCATTCGCGCGCTCACTCACCGTTCCTACGTTAACGAACACCCAGAAGCAGGCGAACACAACGAGCGACTAGAATTTCTCGGCGACGCCCTGCTAGGTTATCTAGTTGGCGAAGTCTTGTACAAGCGCTATGAAGATTTTAGCGAGGCTCAATTAACTCGGTTGCGCTCTGGATTAGTCGATCAGAATCAGCTAGCAAAGTTTTCTGAGCAACTAGGTATAGGCAAGTTAATGCGCCTGGGAAAAGGGGCAGAACAAGATAAAGGTCGCCAAAATCCCTCTTTGCTTTGCGATACTTTTGAAGCGATTATTGGTGCGTACTATCTCGACTCAACCATTACACCTGTCCGCGCCTTTGTTAAAAAGCTGTTTATTCCAGTTGCTGATAGTATGATTTACCCTCAGTCCGATGCTGGGCAAAAAAACCTTGTAGACTCTAAAAATCGATTTCAGGAGTGGGCTCTGGCAAAATTCGGTCAAAACCCCGAATATTCAATCATTGACGAGGAAGGCCCAGATCATGCCAAAGAGTTCACTGCTCAAGTGTATGTCAGCGGTAAAATGTACGGTGTTGGCCGTGGTCGCCGTAAACAAGATGCTGAGAAAAATGCGGCAGAAGATGCACTAGCAAAGCTGAAAAAACCCGGACTGATCTAA
- a CDS encoding S1 family peptidase, which yields MSNLLRIVAICAIAASLFPIRIAAQPVMANYGVADSQSANIERLARLMTVRILTPNSSGSGAIVRRQGQVYTVLTSWHVVAFSQQHTIIAPDGQRYRLLRAPLQLGNADLAIVQFRSSIQYQVTRISTDLLTVGAPVFAAGFPMYRGGSSTTTFDQGIRAFRFTQGVVSVLPPKSLAQGYRLGYTNDIAVGMSGGPIFNSQGLLIGINGRVKNRDPDFGVYAFEDGTEPSGTMLEQMVNSSWGIPISTYLRFISSYSRSANYPLSARD from the coding sequence GTGAGCAATTTGCTACGCATCGTGGCAATTTGTGCGATCGCGGCGAGTCTTTTTCCAATAAGAATCGCCGCTCAACCGGTGATGGCGAATTATGGGGTTGCTGACAGTCAAAGTGCCAATATTGAGCGGTTGGCGAGGTTGATGACTGTGCGAATTTTAACACCGAATTCTTCTGGTTCCGGGGCGATCGTCCGGCGACAGGGGCAAGTTTATACGGTGCTGACGAGTTGGCACGTTGTGGCTTTCAGCCAGCAGCATACCATTATTGCGCCCGACGGCCAGAGGTATCGGCTTTTGAGAGCGCCGTTGCAGTTGGGAAATGCGGATCTGGCGATCGTCCAATTTCGCAGTTCCATTCAGTATCAAGTAACCCGAATTAGCACTGATTTATTAACAGTAGGAGCACCTGTATTTGCCGCAGGATTTCCCATGTATCGGGGAGGTAGTTCAACTACTACATTCGACCAAGGAATTCGGGCATTTCGGTTTACTCAAGGTGTTGTATCAGTGCTGCCGCCAAAATCACTCGCTCAAGGCTATCGTTTGGGTTACACAAATGATATTGCTGTCGGGATGAGTGGCGGGCCAATTTTTAACAGTCAGGGGTTATTAATTGGCATTAATGGGCGGGTAAAAAATCGCGATCCAGATTTTGGAGTGTATGCGTTTGAAGATGGAACAGAACCGTCAGGGACAATGTTAGAGCAAATGGTTAATTCTAGTTGGGGAATTCCAATTAGTACCTATTTGCGATTTATTTCGTCTTACAGTCGATCGGCAAATTACCCATTATCCGCCAGGGATTAA
- a CDS encoding DUF1824 family protein: MSTHNPTTLTVEEAQQILKDFTCLDMQSVASPLEKQALRQAILLVASLSDYQMLGVCASSTDEGFLALEAYLKALGYQAVLDPNAVTSFAGSVYIKFNTLKGSYYVDGYPGTYRGVLISCQSSSEDGVSGTYGHLPLDLFVD; this comes from the coding sequence ATGTCTACTCACAACCCGACTACCCTAACTGTTGAAGAAGCACAGCAAATCCTCAAAGATTTCACTTGTCTGGATATGCAATCTGTAGCATCGCCACTGGAAAAACAGGCACTCCGTCAAGCGATTTTGCTGGTAGCAAGTTTGTCGGATTATCAAATGTTGGGAGTGTGCGCTTCTTCGACGGATGAGGGGTTTTTAGCTTTAGAAGCTTATTTGAAAGCTTTGGGATATCAAGCTGTTTTAGATCCCAATGCAGTCACTTCATTTGCTGGTTCGGTTTATATTAAGTTCAATACTTTGAAGGGGTCGTATTATGTTGACGGCTATCCCGGAACTTACCGGGGCGTTTTGATTTCTTGTCAATCTTCCTCAGAAGATGGAGTTAGTGGAACTTACGGTCATTTACCTCTCGATTTATTTGTTGATTAA
- a CDS encoding response regulator codes for MLILTAKRILVIDDAEDIREVAQVSLEMVGGWEVLTASSGREGVAKALAEQPDAILLDVMMPDQDGPTTFLQLKANNATQHIPVILLTAKALAGDRRMFADLGVVSVIAKPFEPMFLAAQVAEALGWEQE; via the coding sequence ATGTTAATTTTGACTGCCAAGCGCATCTTGGTTATTGACGATGCGGAAGATATTCGGGAAGTAGCTCAAGTCAGTCTTGAGATGGTGGGGGGCTGGGAAGTCCTGACAGCGAGTTCGGGCCGCGAGGGCGTTGCTAAGGCTCTTGCCGAACAGCCTGATGCTATTCTATTGGACGTGATGATGCCCGACCAAGACGGGCCTACTACTTTTCTACAGTTAAAAGCTAATAATGCTACGCAGCACATTCCGGTAATTTTATTGACAGCTAAGGCTCTTGCTGGGGACAGGCGGATGTTCGCGGATTTGGGGGTAGTGAGCGTGATTGCTAAGCCTTTTGAACCGATGTTTTTGGCGGCTCAGGTCGCTGAGGCTTTGGGCTGGGAGCAAGAATAG
- a CDS encoding S1 family peptidase, with the protein MNLGFNRSNYIPGIIAGTVAVATIAIGQPAMAKTAREVARIAVPTTVQINNTLASDKGGSGVIIAKKGKIYTVLTANHVVINPNSEYVIVTSKKKEHKVTEVKGFQNNDSGPDLAIVMFESDEEYSVAPISNSDEAEIGSGVYISGYPLPAGVGSQEREYQFTNGQVTNVRSSNDQGYTMRYDAVTRRGMSGGPVFDVSGRVIGIHGQGDTVGRVQNEAGGRQEEVKTGFNSAIPINTFVGMMSQVGMEKSALKVDEKPAENADAEEVKPGEAQGWFGDFAQEVFKDVIQRGIRRILPF; encoded by the coding sequence ATGAATTTAGGTTTTAATCGGTCTAATTACATTCCTGGAATTATAGCAGGAACGGTAGCGGTAGCAACAATTGCGATCGGTCAGCCCGCAATGGCAAAAACGGCTAGAGAAGTAGCTCGAATTGCCGTTCCAACTACAGTACAAATTAATAATACTCTAGCTAGTGATAAAGGCGGTTCTGGGGTAATCATTGCTAAGAAAGGCAAGATTTACACGGTGTTGACGGCGAATCATGTGGTGATAAATCCTAATTCCGAGTACGTAATTGTTACTTCTAAGAAGAAAGAGCATAAAGTGACGGAAGTGAAAGGTTTTCAGAATAATGACAGCGGGCCTGATTTAGCAATTGTGATGTTTGAGAGTGACGAGGAATATTCAGTTGCACCGATTAGTAATTCGGATGAAGCGGAGATCGGTTCAGGGGTTTATATTTCGGGGTATCCTTTGCCTGCGGGTGTGGGGAGTCAAGAACGGGAATATCAGTTTACGAATGGGCAAGTTACGAATGTGCGATCGAGTAACGATCAAGGATATACGATGCGTTACGACGCAGTGACGCGGCGGGGAATGAGCGGCGGGCCTGTTTTTGATGTTAGTGGCCGAGTGATTGGAATTCACGGACAGGGAGATACTGTTGGGCGGGTGCAAAATGAGGCTGGGGGAAGGCAAGAAGAAGTAAAAACGGGGTTTAATTCAGCGATTCCGATTAATACTTTTGTGGGGATGATGTCGCAGGTGGGGATGGAGAAATCTGCTTTGAAGGTGGATGAGAAACCTGCGGAAAATGCGGATGCGGAAGAGGTAAAACCTGGGGAAGCGCAGGGTTGGTTTGGAGATTTTGCTCAAGAGGTATTTAAGGATGTGATTCAGAGGGGAATTCGGAGAATTTTGCCGTTTTAG
- a CDS encoding COP23 domain-containing protein — MKSEIKRQFLTVLAGAIAIGSLALSAKPSQSQSASGFMCDTSSGSPSTVYQNRQGVREVWINWVSDYFRDSGYDPMTRCREVSGRLETFRQNKQLKFVTVGYMNGQRVICTASQVNSRCDGLIYTLKPGQDAVRTLYQFMGLREGQAGAPALSESDAMPYIDARPRLGDEGGNSVAPPAPANNQPAPANNQPAPQQPTGGGMREL, encoded by the coding sequence ATGAAAAGTGAGATTAAACGACAATTTCTAACTGTCTTAGCGGGGGCGATCGCGATCGGCAGCCTAGCTTTGAGCGCTAAACCCAGCCAAAGCCAATCAGCGTCAGGCTTTATGTGTGACACATCCTCCGGTTCACCATCGACGGTTTACCAAAACCGCCAAGGGGTACGGGAGGTTTGGATTAACTGGGTTTCCGACTACTTCCGCGACTCTGGCTACGATCCCATGACGCGCTGCCGCGAAGTTAGCGGGCGCTTGGAAACCTTCCGCCAGAACAAACAGCTAAAGTTTGTGACAGTTGGCTACATGAACGGACAGCGAGTGATTTGCACCGCTAGTCAAGTCAACTCACGCTGCGACGGCTTAATTTATACACTCAAACCAGGTCAAGACGCGGTTCGCACATTGTATCAATTCATGGGGTTGCGCGAGGGGCAAGCGGGTGCGCCTGCGCTGTCTGAAAGCGATGCGATGCCTTACATTGACGCGCGCCCACGGTTAGGGGACGAAGGCGGCAACTCTGTAGCACCTCCTGCGCCGGCTAACAATCAGCCAGCACCGGCTAACAATCAGCCGGCACCTCAACAGCCCACTGGTGGTGGAATGCGGGAGCTTTAA
- the glgA gene encoding glycogen synthase GlgA gives MRILFVSAEASPLAKVGGMGDVVGALPKFLRRMGHDVRIFMPYYGFVPDKMDVPKKPVWDGSAMFQSFSVFETVLPGTDVPLYLLQHPSFLPRRVYGGVDEDWRFTFFANAAAEFAWNHWKPQIIHCHDWHTGMIPVWMSQDPDISTVFTIHNLAYQGPWRWRLEQMTWCPWYMQGHNTMAAAVQFADRVNTVSPTYAEQIKTPAYGETLEGLLSYIGGKVSGILNGIDTESYNPATDKYLHQQFSVDTIEKRPANKIALQEEVGLEVNKNAFLIGMVTRLVEQKGLDLIIQMLDLFMAYTDAQFIVLGTGDRYYETQLWQMTARYPGRMSTQLLYNEALSRRIYAGCDSFLMPSRFEPCGISQMLALRYGCVPMVRRTGGLVDTVSHNNPIDNTGTGYCFDRYEPLDLFTCMIRTWEGFRFKDKWKELQQRGMREDFSWDISARKYINLYSDILGLPPEEAAPEPEEPELIVGKG, from the coding sequence ATGCGTATTTTATTTGTATCCGCCGAAGCATCACCCCTCGCCAAAGTGGGCGGTATGGGCGATGTCGTCGGCGCTTTGCCGAAATTTCTGCGGCGCATGGGCCACGATGTCCGTATCTTCATGCCCTACTACGGTTTCGTCCCCGACAAAATGGACGTTCCCAAAAAACCTGTTTGGGATGGGTCTGCCATGTTCCAAAGCTTCTCGGTGTTTGAAACTGTTTTGCCGGGAACCGATGTACCTTTATACTTATTACAACATCCATCTTTCTTGCCGCGCCGCGTTTACGGCGGTGTAGATGAAGATTGGAGGTTCACTTTCTTTGCCAATGCTGCGGCTGAATTTGCCTGGAATCATTGGAAGCCCCAAATTATCCACTGTCACGACTGGCATACGGGGATGATACCTGTTTGGATGAGCCAAGATCCCGATATCAGCACGGTTTTTACTATTCACAATTTAGCTTATCAAGGGCCGTGGCGCTGGCGTTTGGAGCAGATGACTTGGTGTCCTTGGTATATGCAAGGTCACAATACAATGGCTGCCGCCGTACAGTTTGCCGATCGAGTAAATACAGTTTCACCGACTTACGCCGAGCAAATCAAAACCCCAGCTTATGGGGAAACTTTGGAAGGTTTGCTGTCTTACATCGGCGGTAAAGTATCGGGCATTTTGAACGGAATTGATACAGAATCTTACAACCCAGCAACTGACAAGTACCTCCATCAACAATTTAGTGTTGATACTATTGAAAAGCGCCCCGCTAATAAAATTGCGCTGCAAGAAGAAGTCGGTTTGGAAGTAAATAAAAATGCCTTTTTGATCGGCATGGTGACGCGGCTGGTAGAACAGAAGGGATTGGATTTGATAATTCAAATGCTCGATCTGTTCATGGCCTATACCGACGCTCAATTTATTGTACTCGGAACGGGCGATCGCTACTACGAAACCCAACTCTGGCAAATGACAGCCCGCTATCCCGGTCGGATGTCAACCCAACTACTTTACAACGAGGCCCTCTCCCGGCGCATTTACGCAGGCTGCGACAGCTTCCTGATGCCCAGCCGTTTCGAGCCCTGCGGCATTAGCCAAATGCTCGCCCTCCGCTACGGGTGCGTGCCAATGGTTCGCCGCACCGGCGGTTTAGTCGATACCGTTTCCCACAACAACCCGATCGACAATACCGGTACCGGTTACTGTTTCGATCGCTACGAGCCCCTCGACTTGTTCACCTGCATGATCAGAACTTGGGAAGGTTTCCGCTTCAAAGATAAGTGGAAAGAACTCCAACAGCGCGGCATGAGAGAAGATTTTAGCTGGGATATTTCGGCCCGGAAATACATCAACTTGTACAGCGATATTTTGGGATTGCCGCCCGAAGAAGCCGCACCAGAACCAGAAGAACCCGAATTAATTGTTGGTAAGGGTTAA
- the rnc gene encoding ribonuclease III, with protein sequence MAISNRGRIDRALNLLCQGLYPYLKQEMQGVYSNSWEKEAKSCLPKHKPLKQKSADSILSEDVAMLLLVMSKQWDKVFNEKLNSTGNGLVTELIQVRNDWAHQVPFSTANTYRALDSIARLLKAVSAPQADIKEVEKQQQEVLRLLSQEQTRQENRHFSAEEDRIRERLSDLLKRLPFQEADLLNQALTHRSYLYENPKAVSKDNQLLEFLGDALLTFLSGQYLYRHYSNKNEGDLTRLRSLLVEDKQLAKFAAALNIGQWMLLGRGEATSGGTAKESLLSNTFEAIIGAYFLDSGIEAVRDFVEPLFTPVVEELISSGSEPDSNIPGDPKNQLQECVHQNIGPITPQYITIQEAGPDHAKEFTVEVRINGQVYGQGSGRSKKEAEKRAAEAALKKLRLI encoded by the coding sequence ATGGCTATTAGCAATCGCGGACGAATTGACAGAGCTTTAAACCTCTTATGTCAGGGATTGTATCCTTATCTTAAACAGGAAATGCAGGGAGTTTACAGCAATAGCTGGGAAAAAGAGGCTAAGTCTTGCTTACCTAAGCATAAACCATTGAAACAAAAATCAGCAGACAGTATTCTGAGTGAAGATGTTGCGATGCTGCTGTTAGTCATGTCAAAGCAGTGGGATAAAGTTTTCAACGAAAAGCTAAATTCTACAGGAAACGGCCTGGTAACTGAACTTATCCAAGTCCGCAACGATTGGGCACACCAAGTCCCATTTTCCACCGCTAACACCTATCGCGCCCTGGATAGTATTGCCCGACTACTAAAAGCTGTCTCCGCACCACAAGCCGATATAAAAGAAGTAGAAAAGCAACAGCAAGAAGTCCTGCGACTCCTGTCTCAAGAACAAACTCGTCAAGAAAATCGCCATTTTTCTGCTGAGGAAGACCGCATTAGAGAAAGATTGAGCGATTTACTAAAACGGCTACCTTTTCAGGAAGCCGATCTGCTAAATCAGGCACTCACTCACCGCTCTTACCTTTACGAAAATCCTAAAGCAGTCAGCAAAGACAACCAGCTATTAGAATTTCTAGGCGATGCCTTGCTGACTTTTCTAAGTGGGCAATATCTCTACCGCCATTACTCAAATAAAAATGAAGGCGATCTAACTCGCCTGCGTTCCTTGTTGGTGGAAGACAAGCAATTGGCAAAGTTTGCTGCCGCCTTGAATATCGGCCAGTGGATGCTGCTAGGCAGGGGTGAAGCAACAAGTGGAGGTACTGCTAAAGAGTCGTTACTCAGCAACACTTTTGAAGCAATTATCGGCGCCTATTTTCTCGATTCTGGCATTGAGGCAGTCCGCGATTTTGTAGAACCGCTATTTACGCCAGTAGTGGAAGAACTTATTTCTTCTGGGTCAGAACCGGACTCTAACATTCCTGGAGACCCGAAAAATCAGCTTCAGGAATGTGTACACCAGAATATCGGGCCAATTACCCCTCAATACATCACAATCCAAGAGGCAGGGCCAGATCACGCTAAAGAATTTACTGTGGAAGTGCGTATAAATGGACAAGTATACGGTCAAGGTAGCGGTCGCAGTAAAAAAGAAGCTGAAAAACGTGCTGCTGAAGCTGCACTGAAAAAACTCCGGCTAATATAG
- a CDS encoding PAS domain S-box protein, translated as MSRILLLVDRHQQLNLPIAHLNREHEVIVLDRALDPNSEFPIPQIAFDLCILDEANFERIGSLVESLKAAAEPIFLPFLLVSKSQTPALFEQLFSQQAKQVERRIDDLIVSPAEPAQLHLRVENLLARRRLSLKLHRLQEVIKERTFRESLLIDSLQTANENLQREIAKRAEVEAARRENSYLDLLMNAMPDIVCFKDGEGRWQEANQAILEVFELEKIDYRGLKDFQLGELSSFYREALQACEVSDREAWAKGKLSRGEEMIPRSNGTVKIYDVIKVPVFHPDGRRKSIVILGRDITEYKQARDELVRLASIVESSDDGIISKTLTGTIQSWNTGAEKIYGYCAAEIKGQSIEILAIPERPKEMPQILENIRAGATIDHYETVHLRKDGQQIDVSLTISPIKDATGAVTGVSTISRDISDSKRVEKAFEQLRHQTEMILFSAGEGICGLNKQGKVTFVNPAAVRMAGCESKQLIDRPLYESLHRSQEECSRAIQQLSPATDLNSGSQLVPHCAAPQAGKLLPNRVSSQILATLEDGEARRVTDEIFWRRDGSSFPVEYVVAPMREQGEIIGAVVTFKDITEQLAVERMKDEFISVVSHELRTPMTSIHGALGLLNSGVLDAYPQKAKRMLEIAVTNTNRLVRLVNDILDLERMESSYSTAIKQTCNVAELMLQAADEMQGMAQQAGVTLSVKPVGAQLQAVPDRLIQALTNLLSNAIKFSPSGATVWLSAELTHNPDLAEKAAHKSVSSPSVLSPEPAAAPPHLPVPSSWYIVIAVKDQGRGIPSDKLEMVFERFQQVDASDSRQKGGTGLGLAICRSIVQQHGGRMWVESVLGEGSTFFLSLPLLREGLATKS; from the coding sequence ACTCTTGGTCGATCGCCACCAACAACTTAATTTGCCGATCGCCCACCTCAACAGGGAGCATGAGGTGATCGTACTCGATCGCGCTTTAGATCCCAACTCCGAATTTCCCATTCCCCAAATCGCTTTTGACTTGTGCATTCTCGACGAGGCCAATTTCGAGCGCATCGGATCGCTGGTAGAATCATTAAAAGCTGCCGCAGAGCCGATATTTTTACCGTTTTTGCTTGTTAGTAAATCCCAAACGCCTGCTCTTTTTGAGCAGCTATTTTCGCAGCAGGCAAAACAAGTCGAACGCAGAATTGACGATTTGATAGTAAGTCCCGCCGAACCCGCCCAACTGCACTTGCGGGTAGAGAATTTGTTGGCCCGCAGGCGGCTGTCGCTAAAACTCCACAGACTTCAGGAAGTGATTAAAGAAAGGACTTTTAGAGAAAGTTTGTTAATCGACTCGCTGCAAACGGCAAACGAAAACCTGCAACGGGAAATCGCCAAGCGGGCGGAGGTAGAAGCTGCACGGCGAGAAAACTCCTATCTCGACTTGCTGATGAATGCCATGCCAGATATTGTCTGCTTCAAAGATGGCGAGGGCAGGTGGCAGGAGGCAAATCAAGCGATATTGGAAGTGTTCGAGCTAGAAAAAATAGACTACCGCGGGCTTAAAGATTTTCAGCTAGGAGAACTCAGCAGTTTTTACCGCGAGGCGCTACAGGCGTGCGAGGTCAGCGATCGAGAAGCGTGGGCAAAAGGTAAGCTTTCTAGGGGGGAAGAAATGATTCCCCGCTCAAACGGTACTGTGAAAATCTACGACGTGATTAAAGTACCCGTATTTCACCCCGACGGCAGACGCAAAAGTATCGTGATTTTGGGCCGCGACATCACGGAATACAAGCAAGCTAGAGACGAACTCGTGCGCTTAGCGTCGATTGTCGAGTCTTCCGACGACGGTATAATCAGCAAAACCCTCACCGGGACAATTCAGAGCTGGAACACAGGAGCCGAGAAGATTTACGGCTACTGCGCGGCGGAAATCAAGGGGCAGTCGATCGAGATTTTAGCCATACCCGAACGCCCCAAGGAAATGCCTCAAATATTGGAAAATATTAGGGCGGGAGCCACCATCGACCATTACGAAACCGTGCACTTGCGGAAGGATGGCCAACAGATAGATGTGTCCCTGACGATTTCTCCGATTAAAGACGCGACTGGAGCGGTAACGGGCGTTTCGACAATCTCTCGCGACATCAGCGACAGCAAGCGAGTCGAAAAAGCCTTTGAACAACTCCGCCACCAAACAGAAATGATTTTGTTCTCCGCAGGAGAAGGAATTTGCGGGTTGAACAAACAGGGAAAAGTAACTTTTGTCAATCCTGCGGCTGTGAGAATGGCTGGGTGCGAATCGAAGCAATTGATCGATCGACCGCTCTATGAAAGCTTACACCGTTCACAGGAAGAATGCTCGAGGGCGATCCAGCAACTCTCACCTGCAACAGACCTCAATTCAGGCTCTCAACTTGTCCCGCACTGCGCCGCACCGCAGGCGGGCAAACTGCTGCCGAACCGGGTAAGTTCTCAAATTTTAGCCACTTTGGAAGACGGAGAGGCGCGGCGCGTCACCGATGAGATTTTTTGGCGGCGAGACGGCAGCAGTTTTCCGGTTGAGTACGTTGTCGCTCCGATGCGAGAACAAGGCGAAATTATTGGAGCTGTAGTGACTTTTAAAGATATCACCGAGCAGCTTGCCGTCGAGCGCATGAAAGATGAATTCATCTCTGTTGTCAGCCACGAACTGCGGACGCCCATGACCTCAATTCACGGCGCCCTCGGCCTCCTCAACAGTGGCGTGCTTGACGCTTACCCCCAGAAAGCTAAGCGGATGCTGGAGATTGCTGTCACTAACACTAACCGTTTGGTGCGCTTGGTCAACGACATCCTAGATTTAGAGCGGATGGAGTCGAGTTACAGCACTGCCATCAAACAAACTTGCAATGTGGCTGAGCTGATGTTGCAGGCGGCTGACGAGATGCAGGGAATGGCTCAGCAGGCGGGGGTTACTCTGTCGGTGAAGCCTGTGGGGGCCCAATTGCAAGCTGTTCCCGATCGGCTAATTCAAGCCTTGACAAATTTACTCAGTAATGCTATAAAATTTTCTCCCTCCGGCGCTACGGTTTGGCTGAGTGCGGAGTTGACCCACAATCCGGATTTGGCAGAAAAAGCAGCGCACAAGTCGGTGTCGTCTCCGTCTGTGTTGTCTCCTGAGCCTGCCGCCGCGCCTCCGCATTTGCCAGTTCCGAGCTCGTGGTACATCGTGATTGCTGTGAAAGACCAAGGGCGGGGTATTCCGTCAGACAAACTGGAGATGGTCTTTGAACGCTTTCAACAAGTTGATGCTTCTGATTCTCGCCAGAAGGGAGGTACTGGTTTGGGGCTGGCTATTTGTCGCAGTATCGTGCAGCAGCACGGGGGGCGGATGTGGGTGGAGAGCGTTTTGGGGGAGGGCAGCACTTTTTTCTTAAGTCTGCCACTTCTGAGGGAGGGGCTGGCAACTAAAAGTTAA